From a single Candoia aspera isolate rCanAsp1 chromosome 2, rCanAsp1.hap2, whole genome shotgun sequence genomic region:
- the SPATS2 gene encoding spermatogenesis-associated serine-rich protein 2 — protein MSKKQNQKDLSGFIFDVQSNTVMAQGGTFENMKEKISAVRAIVPNRSNNEIILVLQHFDNCVDRTVQAFMEGSATAVLKEWTVTGKKKNKKKKTKSKPAAESSANLPDPSKPAATEEQSAVSSEKGGINGYHVNGSANDTESVDSLSEGLDTLSIDARELEESEPAMPEGPNGAALFQFENGITNLSPKSATMRSSQNTQSLRVQPELRNAGKPLARPASSNQSLAPSSLAMLDDVPVAPGNKKLGSNIEKSVKDLQRCTVSLSRYRVVVKEEMDASIKKMKQVFAELQSCLMDREVALLGEMDKVKAEAMEILSSRQKKAEALKKLTDVAVRMSEEQLVELRADIKHFVSERKYDEDLGRVARFTCDLDALKKSIESFGQVSHPKNSYSTRLRCSSITSMAVSSPDESTTTVCASASPSLITANKKPSSPVENSTNATSRPYQSHREGFQGNRRSGQGYRSQGQRQNGSSHLNSNRYRNGSWYQSNFRSRPPSGNANNLNQTCTAGINGTGTGPEPGPPAPSIQTHLVPLNKEAKALPQRKPRSSQHEASES, from the exons ATGTCGAAGAAGCAAAACCAAAAAG ACTTGTCAGGATTTATTTTTGATGTGCAGTCAAACACTGTGATGGCCCAAGGAGGTACCTTTGAAAACATGAAGGAGAAG ATTAGTGCTGTGAGAGCAATAGTCCCTAACCGCAGCAACAATGAGATTATCCTAGTGCTGCAGCACTTTGATAACTGTGTAGATCGAACTGTACAGGCTTTCATGGAAG gtaGTGCTACTGCAGTGTTGAAAGAATGGACGGTAACTGGCAAAAAAAAG aacaaaaagaagaaaaccaagtcAAAGCCCGCCGCAGAATCAAGTGCCAACCTTCCTGACCCCAGCAAGCCAGCAGCCACTGAAGAACAGTCTGCAGTTTCGTCAGAGAAGGGCGGGATTAATGGTTACCATGTCAATGGTTCGGCCAATGACACAGAGTCTGTGGACTCACTCAGTGAAGGCTTGGATACACTTTCCATAGATGCAAGAGAGTTAGAGGAGAGTGAGCCTGCTATGCCTGAGGGTCCTAATGGGGCAG cATTGTTTCAGTTTGAAAATGGAATAACCAACTTGAGTCCAAAATCTGCAACCATGCGGTCTTCCCAGAATACTCAGTCCCTCAGAGTGCAACCTGAATTGAGAAATGCTGGCAAGCCGCTTGCCAGACCTGCCTCCAGCAACCAGTCTCTGGCTCCTTCATCCCTAGCAATGCTGGACGATGTCCCTGTGGCCCCTGGAAACAAAAAACTAG GTTCCAATATTGAAAAATCTGTAAAAGACCTCCAGCGATGCACTGTTTCACTGTCTCGATATCGGGTTGTGGTTAAAGAAGAGATGGATGCTTCTATTAAGAAAATGAAGCAGGTGTTTGCAGAGCTTCAGAGCTG CCTCATGGATCGAGAAGTAGCCCTTCTAGGTGAAATGGACAAAGTAAAAGCAGAAGCAA TGGAAATCCTAAGCAGCCGCCAAAAGAAGGCAGAGGCACTGAAGAAACTAACTGATGTAGCGGTCCGAATGTCAGAGGAGCAACTGGTAGAACTCAGAGCTGACATAAAG CACTTTGTTAGTGAGCGCAAATACGATGAAGATCTTGGAAGGGTGGCTCGCTTCACTTGTGACCTTGATGCACTAAAGAAAAGCATTGAATCCTTTGGACAAG TTTCACATCCAAAGAACAGTTATTCAACCAGGTTGCGGTGTAGCTCTATTACCTCCATGGCTGTGAGCAGCCCAGATGAGTCCACTACCACAGTGTGTGCCTCTGCTTCTCCTAGCCTCATAACGGCTAATAAGAAACCATCATCCCCTGTAGAAAACTCCACCAATGCAACAAGTCGCCCATACCAGTCCCACAGAGAG ggtTTCCAGGGAAATAGAAGATCTGGTCAAGGTTACAGGTCCCAAGGACAACGCCAAAATGGCTCATCGCACCTCAATTCAAATCGCTACAGAAATGGGTCTTGGTACCAGTCCAACTTCAGGTCCCGACCACCCTCTGGAAATGCAAACAACCTCAACCAGACTTGCACCGCCGGAATCAATGGAACTGGAACTGGTCCTGAGCCAGGTCCACCAGCCCCATCCATACAGACACATTTGGTCCCGCTCAACAAGGAAGCCAAGGCTCTGCCACAGAGGAAACCTAGATCAAGCCAACATGAGGCATCTGAGTCCTGA